A genomic segment from Aegilops tauschii subsp. strangulata cultivar AL8/78 chromosome 1, Aet v6.0, whole genome shotgun sequence encodes:
- the LOC109763672 gene encoding uncharacterized protein, which yields MAERSASGLWTALKQRFERLKYTVKPRADAEWIRLRFADFKMVGEYNSALHRICTTLRLCGTEITDSQKIEKTLSTFHPDAVQSSRNYRQGNYRRYSELIDVLQVAEAQDEVLKKNFVAQPLGGSSRQEVNALKVRKPQQKKRGRKGKKKGHHPPPPRPG from the coding sequence ATGGCTGAGCGCAGTGCTTCTGGCCTTTGGACCGCTCTTAAGCAGCGGTTTGAGCGGCTGAAGTACACTGTGAAGCCACGTGCAGATGCAGAGTGGATCCGTCTGAGGTTTGCGGACTTCAAGATGGTTGGGGAGTATAATTCGGCTCTGCACCGGATTTGTACGACTCTTCGGTTGTGTGGTACTGAGATTACTGACTCCCAGAAGATTGAGAAAACCCTATCCACTTTCCACCCCGACGCGGTCCAGTCCTCACGGAACTACCGCCAGGGGAACTACAGGAGGTATTCAGAGTTGATTGACGTCCTCCAGGTGGCGGAGGCGCAGGACGAGGTTCTCAAAAAGAACTTTGTCGCGCAACCACTTGGGGGGAGTTCTCGCCAGGAGGTGAACGCTCTCAAAGTCCGCAAGCCTCAACAGAAGAAGAGGGGCCGGAAGGGCAAGAAGAAGGGccatcaccccccccccccccgccccggctaA